In Clarias gariepinus isolate MV-2021 ecotype Netherlands chromosome 1, CGAR_prim_01v2, whole genome shotgun sequence, one DNA window encodes the following:
- the LOC128517986 gene encoding butyrophilin subfamily 1 member A1-like, producing MVIFLSGIMFLSVIVLILYSFTESKSESLKVFGPEVPLHAVAGEDLVLPCFIKPNTSAVDMTVKWFKLEAGVSAVHLYKDHQDRNEKQAKSYIGRTSLFKEELQKGNASLKLSAIRVSDEGEYTCLIEDKSWSDDIAVHIFVKAHGSHPVITMESYDKSGGINLVCESRGWNPAPEVWWLDREGDTLPAEETQIHRDTEGFNLKRRITVHDYNDSNRFTCRFQQANHMMKTEIIINRNVFHFWNWVVGISGLAYLIAVGSIVTTVVCLQKEQQRQKLEAEYKKMERFAELQRQRVEDEFVKKKKCAVDVTLDPDTAHSKLVLSDDGKEVREGDEWQNLPDTPQRFDWYYCVFGKQSFSSGRFYYEVQVSGKTWWRLGVVRENINRKGRITLRPEYGVWTVELWGGNDYEALADPSVPLTLREKVEKVGVFVDYDEGLVSFYDVNSRSHIYSFTGQTFTEKLYPFFCPCDNDRGKNAAPLIISPVCNTE from the exons AGAGTTTAAAGGTGTTTGGTCCAGAAGTTCCTCTTCATGCTGTAGCTGGTGAAGATCTGGTTCTGCCCTGTTTTATCAAACCCAATACCAGTGCTGTAGACATGACAGTGAAGTGGTTCAAACTAGAGGCAGGGGTCTCAGCAGTTCATCTCTATAAGGATCATCaagacagaaatgaaaagcaagcGAAGTCCTACATTGGAAGAACATCATTGTTCAAAGAGGAACTACAGAAAGGCAACGCTTCACTTAAACTCTCTGCTATCCGAGTCTCTGATGAAGGAGAATATACGTGTCTAATTGAGGATAAATCCTGGTCTGATGACATTGCTGTTCATATCTTTGTCAAGG CTCATGGAAGTCACCCAGTGATCACGATGGAGAGTTATGATAAGTCAGGAGGGATTAATCTAGTGTGTGAGTCCAGAGGCTGGAACCCTGCACCTGAGGTTTGGTGGCTGGACAGAGAAGGAGACACTCTGCCTGCGGAAGAGACACAGATACACAGAGACACTGAGGGCTTCAATCTTAAACGCCGCATCACTGTTCATGATTATAATGACTCCAACAGATTTACCTGTAGATTTCAACAAGCCAATCACATGATGAAGACAGAGATCATCATTAACA GGAATGTCTTTCATTTTTGGAACTGGGTGGTTGGAATCTCAGGTTTAGCATACTTGATTGCTGTTGGATCGATTGTAACAACAGTTGTTTGTCtccaaaaag AGCAGCAAAGACAAAAGCTGGAAGCTG aatataaaaagatggagaggTTTGCAG AACTGCAGAGACAGAGGGTAGAAGATG agtttgtaaagaagaaaaagtgtgcag TGGATGTGACTCTGGATCCTGATACAGCTCATTCCAAACTCGTCCTGTCTGATGATGGAAAAGAAGTGAGAGAAGGAGACGAGTGGCAGAATCTCCCTGATACACCACAGAGGTTTGATTGGTATTACTGTGTTTTTGGAAAGCAGAGTTTCTCCTCAGGGAGATTTTATTATGAGGTGCAGGTCAGTGGGAAAACATGGTGGAGATTAGGAGTCGTGAGAGAGAACATTAACAGGAAGGGGAGGATTACACTGAGACCTGAGTATGGAGTCTGGACTGTGGAACTGTGGGGTGGGAATGATTATGAAGCTCTTGCTGATCCCTCTGTCCCCCTCACACTGAGAGAGAAGGTGGAGAAGGTGGGGGTGTTTGTGGATTATGACGAGGGTCTGGTCTCCTTTTATGATGTGAACTCCAGATCTCATATCTACTCTTTTACTGGTCAGACTTTCACTGAGAAACTCTATCCATTCTTCTGTCCTTGTGATAATGACAGAGGTAAAAATGCAGCTCCACTGATCATCTCTCCTGTGTGTAACACTGAGTGA